The segment GAACAATTACCCAAAACCCAAGACGTCGACACGACTTTAGACGACTTATTGAACAATCCCTTTTCAACACCTGTCGGATCTTTGACTGAGACCCAGCAAACAGAGATCGCCGCATTGAAAGAACAACAAAAAGCGAATCGCTTGATCGATAAATTGCCCCCTGAACGACAAGTACAAGCGCAGGAACTGGCAACTAAGATCGATCCTACCGATCAGCAAGCAGTCATTACTTATGGAGCTGTCGCGCAAGAAAAACTCAGCTCTTTTTCACAATCAATGCTCAACCATGTCCAAGCTGCAGATATCGGTCCAGTAGGAGACTCTTTGACTGAACTGATGTATCGGCTGCAAGAAGCCAATCCTGATGAATTGCGGGCAGGAGAAGGCAATATTTTTCAACGAGTATTTGGTAAAGTCAAACAATCGATCTATGAGATCACCGCTAAATACCAAAAAATCGGTGCGCAGATCGACAAGATCGCGGTAAAATTGGAAAAAGAAAAAGACGGTCTATTAAAAGACAATCTGATGCTGGAACAACTTTATCATAAAAACAAAGACTATTTTGACGCGCTGAATATCTATATCGCAGCCGGCGAATTGAAAATGGAAGAACTGCAAACCAAGATCATTCCTGAAGCAATGCAAAAAGCGCAGCAATCCGGCGATCAAATGGACGCGCAGATCGCCAACGATTATACCCAATTTTTAGATCGTTTGGATAAACGGACCCATGACTTGCGCCTTGCTCGTCAAGTGACGATCCAACAAGCGCCTCAAATCCGCTTGATCCAAAATACCAATCAGGCGTTGGCTGAAAAGATCCAAGCCTCAATCAACACCGCTATCCCATTATGGAAAAACCAAGTGGTGATCGCATTGACCTTACTTCGCCAAAAAGACGCTGTGACCGCGCAACGACAAGTATCTGAGACTACGAATGATTTACTGAAGAAAAACTCAGAGATGCTGAAAGTCTCTGCCATTGAAACAGCAAAAGAAAATGAGCGAGGGATCGTTGATATCGAGACATTGCAAAAAACCCAAAATGATTTAGTGGAAACGATCCAAGAAACATTACGGATCCAAAAAGAAGGTAAAGAAAAACGCCGTGCCGCTGAGATCGAACTTGGTACGATGGAAGAAGATCTGAAACAGAAATTACTGGATATGACTTCTGAACACAATTAATAAAAAAAATCGCACTTTCCTGAAATAGTTCCGGAAAGTGCGATTTTTTTATTTTTTATTCAGCGAACTATTGCGATAGCCATATAGGAAATAAATCAGCAGTCCGATGACTAATGTAATAGCGAAAATGATCCATGTCATCGGTTTTAACCGAGACATTAAAAACAGACATGACAGGATCGAAATACATGGCAGGACGGGTACCCACGGCATTTTAAATTCGCCTGGTTTTGGTTTGCCGATCATTTTACGCAATTTCAAGATTCCCAAAGAAACCATGATTAGATAGGCCAGTGCGACGATGTTCGTCAATTCGGCCAGCATCTGCAAAGGAAAAGCCGCGGCAAACACTAAGGCGATCACGCCAGCCACCATCGTAGCGTTCTTTGGTGTCCGATGTTTCGGATCGATTTTTTGCATGAATTTCGGCAGCAGACCGTCTTTACTGATGGCATAAAGCAAACGCGCCAAAGAATACATCATCGAAATCGTAACCGTCAATAACGTAAGGATCGCTCCAACTGAAATGACTGATCCGACAAATCCGTGTCCAACAAAGCGCATCGCAAAAGCTACCGGGTCTTTGACTCCTAATTCAGTATACGGAACGATCCCGGTCAAGATTAATGTCACAACGATATATAATAACGTAGCGATCCCAATGGCACCGATGATTCCTTTTGGTACATCCTTTTGCGGATTTTTGACTTCTTCGGCTGCCATTGCCACAGCGTCAAATCCTAAAAAGGCGAAGAAAACCAATGCAGCTCCGTCAAAGACACCAGAAAAACCAAACGGCATGAACGGCTGCCAATTATCCGGTTTCACAAAAAAGAGTCCGAAAACCACAAATAAGGCAATGATACCGAATTTGACATACACCATAAGATTATTCAAGCGCAAAGCTTTTTTCGTTTCTTGGCTTACCCAAAAAGTAACAAAAACAACTACCAATGCAGCGATCAAATCGATATAAGTCCCGTTTTCCGCATTATACCCGGCAGTCAACGCCTGCGGAAGATGAATCCCCAAGCTGTTCAAAAAGCCCTGCACATATCCAGACCAGCCGGACGCTACCGATGAAACCGCTAATAAAAATTCACACAACAGAAACCAGCCGGTCATCCAAGCTGCCAGCTCCCCAAAAACCACGTAGATATACGCATACGGTCCTCCTAGAACAGGGACGCGGGAAGCAAATTCAGCAAAGCTCAAACCTGATAGGCCGACGACGATCGCCGCTAAGACAAATGAGATCGTCAACGCCGGACCCGCCATGTCGGAAGAAGCGACACCGGTCACAACGAAGATCCCGGTGCCAATGATCGCTCCAATCCCCAACATGATCAAATCTTTGACCTTTAAGCTTTTTTTCATGTAGCTTGGCTGTTCAACTGTAATTTCTTTTTTTCTGAAAAGATCCATAACACCCTCCATTTATTTGAGGCAGAATTCTCTTTAAGAGGCCTTCATATATCCTAAAAGGATACCACCAAAAATAACAAAAAGGCAACCCAAAATCACATAAATCATTTCTTTTTTCGTTTTCCGTTCTCCTAGTAAGAAGATTCCGCCCAAAGTAGAGATGATGATCCCCATTTGTGACAATGAAAAACCTACAGCTAAACCAACAACTTGGATCGTCAACAACATACATGCATTTCCGATCCCCCACAATAGTCCAGAAGTAGTATTGCGCCAAACAAATTTATTATATTGGATCTTACCAAGTGTAAATAACAACGCTCCTGCAAGCATCCCTACGCTTTGCGGCAGAATGATCGCCATTGGATCTAAATCGGCCCAGGTGATCAAAATCGTATAAACACCATAACCTAATGTTGAAATGATCAGCGCACGGAATCCTTTTGCAAAATCCAGCATTTTATTACCGCTTTGCAGATTATTTTCCGGATCGCGTCTTGAAGTCAGATAGGCACCGATCACCAACAAGATCAATGCAAGAATCCCTAGACCATAATCGCGAGCGCCTGTCCATTCATGAAAGAAGATAGCGCCGGCCACTGTATTCAGCATCAACTGCATACCAGTCGACAACGGAAGTCCAACCGAAACTCCCATATACTGCATCGCATGGAATTGACCATTTTGACCGACTACCCAAAAAAGACCTGACACAAAACCGATAAAGATGATCCATGTAGTCAATGTTGGTTGACTTACAGCAAAAACAACTAACGAAAATACAAAGGCACCAATAGTCATTCCTACGGTTTGTTGGTTGGCATCGCCGCCCATTTTCCCGCTGACTAATCCGATACTTCCCCATGCAAACATAGGGACTAAAGCTATAATTAGTTCCATACAATTCTCCTTTTTTTAAACATACTTCGCTAGTTTAACAACGAAAACGTTTGCCAAACAAGAAAAAAATTGCCCTTATAGGTGCCTTTTATAAATT is part of the Enterococcus mediterraneensis genome and harbors:
- a CDS encoding toxic anion resistance protein — translated: MTEQLPKTQDVDTTLDDLLNNPFSTPVGSLTETQQTEIAALKEQQKANRLIDKLPPERQVQAQELATKIDPTDQQAVITYGAVAQEKLSSFSQSMLNHVQAADIGPVGDSLTELMYRLQEANPDELRAGEGNIFQRVFGKVKQSIYEITAKYQKIGAQIDKIAVKLEKEKDGLLKDNLMLEQLYHKNKDYFDALNIYIAAGELKMEELQTKIIPEAMQKAQQSGDQMDAQIANDYTQFLDRLDKRTHDLRLARQVTIQQAPQIRLIQNTNQALAEKIQASINTAIPLWKNQVVIALTLLRQKDAVTAQRQVSETTNDLLKKNSEMLKVSAIETAKENERGIVDIETLQKTQNDLVETIQETLRIQKEGKEKRRAAEIELGTMEEDLKQKLLDMTSEHN
- a CDS encoding amino acid permease, yielding MDLFRKKEITVEQPSYMKKSLKVKDLIMLGIGAIIGTGIFVVTGVASSDMAGPALTISFVLAAIVVGLSGLSFAEFASRVPVLGGPYAYIYVVFGELAAWMTGWFLLCEFLLAVSSVASGWSGYVQGFLNSLGIHLPQALTAGYNAENGTYIDLIAALVVVFVTFWVSQETKKALRLNNLMVYVKFGIIALFVVFGLFFVKPDNWQPFMPFGFSGVFDGAALVFFAFLGFDAVAMAAEEVKNPQKDVPKGIIGAIGIATLLYIVVTLILTGIVPYTELGVKDPVAFAMRFVGHGFVGSVISVGAILTLLTVTISMMYSLARLLYAISKDGLLPKFMQKIDPKHRTPKNATMVAGVIALVFAAAFPLQMLAELTNIVALAYLIMVSLGILKLRKMIGKPKPGEFKMPWVPVLPCISILSCLFLMSRLKPMTWIIFAITLVIGLLIYFLYGYRNSSLNKK
- a CDS encoding GRP family sugar transporter, coding for MELIIALVPMFAWGSIGLVSGKMGGDANQQTVGMTIGAFVFSLVVFAVSQPTLTTWIIFIGFVSGLFWVVGQNGQFHAMQYMGVSVGLPLSTGMQLMLNTVAGAIFFHEWTGARDYGLGILALILLVIGAYLTSRRDPENNLQSGNKMLDFAKGFRALIISTLGYGVYTILITWADLDPMAIILPQSVGMLAGALLFTLGKIQYNKFVWRNTTSGLLWGIGNACMLLTIQVVGLAVGFSLSQMGIIISTLGGIFLLGERKTKKEMIYVILGCLFVIFGGILLGYMKAS